A stretch of Pseudomonas sp. 7SR1 DNA encodes these proteins:
- the tspO gene encoding tryptophan-rich sensory protein TspO, with product MTFFIFLLACCAAASTGVIFKPGQWYESLVKPRFTPPNWLFPVAWTVIYLLLAWAGYRLSMIPGSQQALALWAAQIALNTLWTPVFFGAHQVLAGMVVIALLWLVVAAMVVLALRLDVITGLILFPYLAWLCVAATLNFSILRNNR from the coding sequence ATGACCTTCTTCATTTTTCTTCTCGCCTGCTGTGCCGCCGCAAGTACCGGCGTCATTTTCAAGCCAGGACAATGGTACGAGTCCCTCGTCAAGCCACGCTTCACACCCCCCAACTGGCTGTTTCCCGTGGCTTGGACAGTGATCTACCTGTTGCTCGCATGGGCGGGCTACCGGCTGAGCATGATACCGGGAAGCCAGCAGGCGCTGGCGTTATGGGCGGCGCAGATTGCGTTGAACACCCTGTGGACCCCGGTATTCTTCGGGGCCCACCAGGTGCTCGCCGGTATGGTGGTCATCGCGCTGCTCTGGCTGGTGGTCGCGGCGATGGTGGTGTTGGCGTTGCGCCTGGACGTGATCACAGGGTTGATCCTGTTTCCCTACCTGGCATGGCTTTGCGTGGCCGCCACGTTGAATTTCTCCATCCTGCGTAACAATCGCTGA
- a CDS encoding acyl-CoA dehydrogenase family protein — MTAQQQHLPPTLSTGTDYEALAERFRPIFARIQAGALEREQTRSLPFEQVKWLKEAGFGAIRVPVEYGGAGASLPQLLQLLIELAEADSNLPQALRGHFAFVEDRLNAQATSPQDVWFKRFVDGELVGNAWTEVGAVKIGEVLTRVSRQDDRWVVNGSKYYSTGSIFADWIDLYAQRDDNGADVIAAVRVNQPGVRQSDDWDGFGQRTTGSGTSVFDNAVVEAENLIDFSTRFKYQTAFYQLVLLAVQTGAGRAAVRDITEQVRQRTRVFSTGNASEVSQDVQVQQVIGKASAQVYAAEATTLRAAAASQRAYESRFSQNAETEHTANIAAELESAQAQVVVADLALRATSEVFNALGASATSTSKALDRHWRNARTAASHNPLIYKERIIGDWEINGTEPPYVWQIGGGSKQR, encoded by the coding sequence ATGACCGCACAGCAACAACACCTGCCGCCGACCCTGTCCACCGGTACCGACTACGAAGCCTTGGCCGAACGGTTCCGGCCGATCTTCGCGCGCATCCAGGCCGGCGCGCTGGAGCGCGAGCAGACCCGCAGCCTGCCCTTCGAGCAAGTGAAATGGTTGAAGGAGGCCGGGTTTGGCGCCATTCGCGTCCCGGTCGAATACGGAGGCGCCGGCGCCTCGTTACCGCAACTGTTGCAATTGCTGATCGAACTGGCCGAAGCCGATTCCAACCTGCCCCAGGCCCTGCGCGGGCACTTCGCTTTTGTCGAGGATCGCCTCAATGCCCAGGCGACCAGCCCGCAGGACGTCTGGTTCAAGCGCTTCGTCGACGGCGAACTGGTGGGCAATGCCTGGACTGAAGTCGGCGCCGTGAAAATCGGCGAAGTCCTCACCCGGGTTTCCCGTCAGGACGATCGATGGGTGGTCAACGGCAGCAAGTACTACAGCACCGGTAGCATCTTCGCCGACTGGATCGACCTGTATGCCCAGCGTGACGACAACGGCGCCGACGTGATCGCCGCCGTACGTGTGAATCAGCCGGGTGTCAGGCAGAGCGATGACTGGGACGGCTTCGGTCAACGCACCACCGGCAGTGGTACTTCGGTGTTCGACAACGCCGTGGTGGAAGCGGAGAACCTCATCGACTTCTCCACCCGTTTCAAGTACCAGACCGCTTTTTACCAACTGGTGCTGCTCGCCGTGCAGACAGGCGCCGGACGTGCCGCCGTCCGGGACATTACCGAGCAAGTGCGCCAGCGCACGCGGGTGTTCAGCACCGGCAACGCCAGTGAAGTGAGCCAGGATGTGCAAGTACAGCAGGTGATCGGCAAGGCATCGGCCCAGGTCTATGCCGCCGAAGCCACGACCCTGCGCGCCGCCGCTGCTTCGCAACGAGCCTATGAAAGTCGCTTCAGCCAGAACGCCGAGACCGAGCACACCGCCAACATTGCCGCCGAACTGGAGTCGGCCCAGGCCCAGGTGGTGGTGGCCGACCTGGCCTTGCGCGCCACCAGCGAGGTGTTCAACGCACTGGGCGCGTCGGCCACCAGCACCAGCAAGGCCCTCGATCGCCACTGGCGCAACGCCCGGACCGCGGCTTCGCACAACCCGCTGATCTACAAGGAACGCATCATTGGCGACTGGGAAATCAACGGGACGGAGCCGCCGTATGTCTGGCAGATTGGTGGCGGGTCGAAGCAGCGTTGA